From a region of the Candida albicans SC5314 chromosome 1, complete sequence genome:
- a CDS encoding uncharacterized protein (Component of the SWI/SNF and RSC chromatin remodeling complexes; suggested role in chromosome maintenance; Spider biofilm induced), translating to MFSHSGTQTPVSASYQQQSQPHQLQNKVQFHEQLDETITWINDWYSPNLINNNTIRDANYNKSGQFVHYSVDTNKGHQGHSNRVSTINNFEEENSTPAVNDSIRLKGWHRTNLNHKHGESNEHYNNLNPSDVLDLNKWRYFNEVNQNENNTTMTTNKDAGVSSAAVKQEDPVSKDSAVERFSDTIKLQ from the coding sequence ATGTTCTCACACAGTGGCACCCAAACTCCTGTTTCGGCTTcctatcaacaacaatcgCAACCTCATCAACTACAAAACAAAGTACAATTTCATGAACAATTGGATGAAACCATAACCTGGATCAACGATTGGTATTCACCAAACTtgatcaataataatactataAGAGATGCTAACTATAACAAGAGCGGACAATTTGTACATTACAGTGTTGACACCAATAAGGGCCATCAGGGCCATTCTAATCGTGTATCCacaattaacaattttgaAGAGGAAAACTCGACTCCGGCAGTAAACGATTCCATCAGATTGAAAGGTTGGCACCGGACAAATTTGAACCACAAACATGGTGAAAGTAACGAACACTACAATAATTTGAATCCAAGTGATGTGTtggatttgaataaatgGAGGTATTTTAATGAAGTTAaccaaaatgaaaataatactacCATGACTACAAACAAAGATGCTGGTGTTTCCTCTGCTGCTGTCAAACAAGAAGATCCAGTTTCCAAAGACTCTGCAGTTGAAAGGTTTAGCGATACCATCAAGCTACAGTAA
- a CDS encoding uncharacterized protein (Ortholog(s) have 3'-5'-exoribonuclease activity), which yields MKSEIEIELGADDPLSKSTARLSICQADMEEETEGNQNPRLQVRELLQREKESIQRRDSAVSLNSFLEEDEENDQQQSQSQQQHLSPKKKSRSKKAAEKRRRSSAHSFSIAQQQPPLKREKVHKRKLKKRLQPPNIELLLDKSEENSNKDSELKRFPFRNLRSLILKVFNVPGTNNLKWCNIENSEKIPTVCVCLVPGLQLEENLAETADNGLQSSKEKSKQQCAISNLKRIDQLSFIFDNFTNFIKSSSPGSKDSIFSSLQTLLNVPLTKNEKNSLLRKSKATKITIKDLLLTEQQLKTYNYPTTLVDSTWKATKDLYNTDSNNNEKSDSETRKSRIYALDCEFCKAGAKQVLTRISLLDFEAKVVMDELVKPKEEITDYVTKYSGITEELLRDVTTTIEDIQNLFVNTVSQQDILIGHSLESDLNVMKIKHDNIVDTSIIYEHNRGPPSKPSLKSLAEKHLNRQIQAGEGQGLGHSSIEDAKACLDLVKLKIIEGKLFGVNVGEVSIFQRLSENPNYNAGGEVNPSSDTDGNNTFKSLLVSYGQTREYDINPDEKYDLTKINVTNDDEAVENFVKEIHSKNFAVINLRDSEFNNKWNTPPDYYKGDLDYNQMESYKRTNQRLEKIYQSLPDHSLLICYSQSGDPREMFKLQGVRRNFQKCEKEGIVDVTKLPEEESWTFTKSEKLLEQTSLARESLMFIKIKPSSDTGSYSINNLSTETITSVTPEISGGGGGSSSSNKDIE from the coding sequence ATGAAAAGTGagattgaaattgaacTTGGAGCCGATGATCCATTGAGTAAAAGCACCGCTAGATTATCTATTTGTCAAGCCGATatggaagaagaaacagaaGGTAACCAGAATCCACGATTACAAGTACGGGAATTGTTGCAAagggaaaaagaaagtatACAAAGGCGTGATTCTGCAGTTTCGTTAAATTCCTTTttagaagaagacgaagaaaatgatcaacaacaactgcaactgcaacaacaacatttaCTGccgaaaaagaaaagtagAAGCAAAAAAGCTGCTgaaaagagaagaagatCATCTGCTCATTCCTTTAGTATtgctcaacaacaaccaccgCTCAAACGAGAAAAGGTCCACAAAcgaaaattgaaaaaaagactACAACCACCAAATATCGAATTGCTTCTTGATAAATCCGAAGAAAATCTGAATAAAGACTCAGAATTGAAGCGATTTCCATTCAGAAACTTAAGACTGTTGATATTAAAAGTTTTTAATGTGCCAGGAACCAATAACCTAAAGTGGTGTAACATTGAAAATAGCGAGAAAATACCAACTGTATGTGTTTGTTTAGTACCAGGGTTGCAGTTGGAGGAAAATTTAGCGGAAACAGCAGATAATGGCCTTCAATCAAGCAAAGAAAAACTGAAACAACAATGtgcaatttcaaatttgaaaagaattgatcaattgtcTTTTATATTTGACAATTTTACCAACTTTATTAAGCTGTCATCTCCGGGTAGTaaagattcaatttttctgtCATTGCAAACTCTTCTTAACGTCCCATtaacaaaaaatgaaaagaacTCTTTATTGCGGAAACTGAAAGCGACAAAAATCAcaattaaagatttattattgactgagcaacaattgaaaacataCAACTATCCAACAACGCTAGTTGATTCGACTTGGAAAGCAACTAAAGATTTGTATAATACtgattcaaataataacgAGAAATCCGATTCAGAAACTCGAAAAAGCAGAATTTATGCGTTGGATTGTGAGTTTTGCAAAGCTGGTGCCAAACAAGTACTAACTCGTATTTCTTTACTTGATTTTGAGGCCAAAGTTGTAATGGATGAATTGGTTAAGCCCAAGGAAGAAATCACCGACTATGTCACTAAATACTCTGGTATCActgaagaattattaaGAGATGTAACAACCACCATTGAAGATATACAAAACTTATTTGTGAATACAGTTTCTCAACAAGACATATTGATTGGACACTCATTAGAATCCGATTTAAATGTAATGAAGATCAAACATGacaatattgttgatacaTCTATTATATATGAACATAATCGGGGACCTCCTAGTAAACCATCATTAAAATCGTTAGCTGAAAAACATTTGAATCGACAAATACAAGCTGGAGAAGGGCAGGGGCTTGGACATTCATCAATCGAGGATGCGAAAGCGTGTTTAGATTTGGTTAAATTGAAGATTATTGAAGGAAAGTTATTTGGAGTCAATGTGGGTGAGGTTTCTATATTTCAACGCCTATCAGAAAACCCAAATTATAATGCTGGTGGTGAAGTCAACCCTTCTAGTGACACAGATGGTAACAATACATTTAAGTCGCTATTGGTATCATATGGTCAAACTAGAGAGTATGATATCAACCCAGACGAAAAGTATGATTTGACAAAAATTAATGTTACAAACGACGACGAAGCTGTCGAGAATTTTGTTAAAGAAATTCATTCTAAAAATTTTGCTGTTATTAATTTGAGAGATTCagaattcaacaataaatgGAATACTCCACCAGATTATTATAAGGGCGATTTGGATTACAATCAAATGGAGTCATATAAACGAACGAATCAAAGGCTcgaaaaaatttatcaaagtTTACCTGATCACtcattattgatttgttaCTCTCAACTGGGGGACCCACGAGAAATGTTTAAATTGCAAGGTGTTCGACGtaatttccaaaaatgTGAGAAAGAAGGGATTGTTGATGTAACAAAATTGCCTGAGGAAGAGTCTTGGACTTTTACAAAATCCGAAAAGTTGCTTGAGCAAACATCTTTGGCTAGAGAATCATTGATgtttataaaaataaaaccgTCAAGTGATACTGGGAGTTATAGCATTAACAATCTATCTACTGAAACTATTACTTCTGTCACACCAGAAattagtggtggtggtggtggaagcagtagtagtaacAAAGATatagaataa
- a CDS encoding uncharacterized protein (Ortholog of C. dubliniensis CD36 : Cd36_06640, C. parapsilosis CDC317 : CPAR2_208220, Candida tenuis NRRL Y-1498 : CANTEDRAFT_136902 and Debaryomyces hansenii CBS767 : DEHA2F26730g) codes for MTLENLQVKPAEKKLVICLLPGVQSSIHSLDSDRLSLYIIRHGKIYYQFIKSLVAKHKQTIFIIQYNHNTSSTTETTTSNNNIEDVLNYFQFLYQEINSSQQYRFTSFSTIIMYDTAQYDKYQLTPQFIYIQQLLRYISLKHGMKIVSLRNMVDALTIGNIEQLLLTLDSISPIPILDSKGVEIAVQTNDIDRTESNGHEASHNKSQINLYIPYTWDSWNKIVVQGKSIVLPNTDEIIIRNESRLEELDSNYEKSLSRESKNNVNGGTIVDLLLPQDYLQTRNKNKPKIESLPNSTYSLSDMLREIVQPSVLE; via the coding sequence ATGACATTAGAGAATTTGCAGGTGAAACCTGCTGAAAAGAAACTTGTAATATGTTTGTTGCCAGGGGTTCAATCTAGTATTCATTCCCTAGATAGTGATAGATTATCACTTTATATTATACGACATGGGAAAATATACTATCAGTTTATCAAAAGCTTAGTTGCAAAGCATAAACAAACCATTTTCATAATCCAATATAATCATAACACCTCTTCCACTACTGAGACAACCACGagtaacaataatattgaagatgtattgaattattttcaattcttatACCAAGAGATCAACTCATCACAACAATACAGATTCACAAGCTTTTCAACTATTATAATGTATGACACAGCTCAATACGacaaatatcaattaactCCTCAATTCAtatatattcaacaattactCCGTTATATCAGTTTAAAACATGGCATGAAAATAGTGTCATTGCGAAATATGGTAGACGCTTTAACCATTGGAAATATCGagcaattattattgactTTGGACTCCATATCACCAATTCCAATACTTGATTCGAAGGGAGTAGAAATAGCTGTTCAAactaatgatattgatagaACTGAAAGTAATGGTCATGAAGCAAGCCATAATAAAtctcaaatcaatttgtatATACCATACACATGGGACTCTTGGAATAAAATAGTTGTTCAAGGGAAATCAATAGTTTTACCAAACACTgatgaaataataattagaAATGAATCAAGATTGGAAGAATTGGATAGTAATTATGAAAAGTCGTTGAGTAGGGAGTCCAAGAATAATGTTAATGGTGGTACAATCGTCGATTTGTTATTACCTCAGGATTATTTGCAAACgagaaataaaaataaaccaaaaattgaaCTGCTTCCTAATTCAACATATTCATTAAGTGATATGTTAAGAGAGATTGTTCAACCTTCTGTTTTAGAATAA
- the TAF145 gene encoding Taf145p (Protein similar to S. cerevisiae Taf145p, a component of RNA polymerase II transcription factor TFIID; flucytosine repressed; likely to be essential for growth, based on an insertional mutagenesis strategy): MIMPEVTHKSNNIEEDEDKAYNQYVNSTDIPDDQIIESIFSERKTAHAEDAIDYEDIDELAEEEDVMEDLPRDEAINGLNSNNNNNHDKDDDDDDEFNRLLQEGQPELTNDEEMAAQAAAESQFDALFGNSNDFDSNISHHDHMGGDSNGIIDDNHHSSVNDHDGLFNNLGNGNHLLDDDNDGLNDLGELFDDQQEDSNVINTKKHKLDDDSNNDGKTAQEDQKEKENKRQLKRQKLQKIVKHLEKEQIKRNIKYYFPTYSRHRPFNFHKFFSPSPQYYRYQRPAIALSKNIKPLIPTKVNLEIEVDQKKIFKLRSADTASLSHEDKNVTNITQDDLDFIKNLESKRSSIDSFIKEIDYVKRDWTNCDKFDHYSKDLVLSTTDWDDDAIINAGDNEYSIVKPINELLLNNPLDNSKQNRQKIENDNTTNNYNQNNSNVQDEEEDDDIFNGQINLDKLKLDMNDPNLLFVPSKKVDATKSVVPSTDKLLELKFNISNDQEYELLRKNYNTKQRSQLSNLNIEHSVPALRLQTPYYKVKLSTDETRSFHRPVFNVRPGTLVNFSKLKLRKRKKDKGKSLQQIFSKTSDLTVADTGNIIALEYSEQYPPILSNFGMGSKLINYYRKERPNDTSRPKAQIGETHILGVEDRSPFWNFGEVAPGDFVPTLYNNMVRAPIFKHDNKPTDFLLVKSQGAGSHQKFYLRGINFNFAVGNTFPVEVPAPHSRKVTNISKNRLKMVVFRVMNSLGVPRISVKDVSKHFPEHSDMQNRQRLKEFMEYQRQGEDQGYWKVRGLNDVIPGEEEIRTMITPEDSSLMDTMQFGQQVLDDNMVLFGEQSRQESSRSRKGDKREDSIADDAENGDDINKDKEKEVEKEKEQEREEEKGKDKEKDKDKEKDKTEKEKSKKSKEQDTEIDVEEELAPWNLSRNFVIANQTKTMLQLNGEGDPTGIGLGFSMLRATQKNPFKPLFTPPPENVPKSNAAAHNQKLYEQEIKRIWYSQRSSLVDHGEGTESKLQQIYNEYPPADHELYLKNKLEQDQQVQQQQDPSLQADQQQQQQQQQNRVLRITRRVRDENGIVHRKVEFIHDPRLIRAYVKRKKQIEDELLKNADVDEILPTNDKELNKIRRKALEEKLANLEKRAKQSRAKKPPKDSIHAAAAAGATIIDANTVMLPDGSYVIGGKGIGKGKSRTRRCKNCGAYGHIRTNAKCPLYKKMVLGIDDDSAAVVGSTPAVSAGDVIGETTTSTAVTLDTQRIEEQNSAEA; encoded by the coding sequence ATGATAATGCCAGAAGTCACAcataaatcaaacaatatagaagaagatgaagacaAAGCATACAATCAATATGTAAATAGTACTGATATTCCAGATGATCAAATTAtagaatcaatattttcagAACGAAAAACTGCCCATGCTGAAGATGCCATCGATTATGAAGATATAGACGAATTggcagaagaagaagatgtgATGGAGGATCTACCCAGGGATGAGGCAATAAATGGATTAAActcaaacaacaacaacaaccacgataaagatgatgatgacgacgatgaaTTCAATAGGTTACTTCAAGAAGGGCAGCCTGAATTGacaaatgatgaagaaatggCAGCTCAAGCTGCTGCTGAATCTCAATTTGATGCTTTGTTTGGAAACtctaatgattttgatagTAATATTAGCCACCATGATCATATGGGCGGGGACAGTAATGgtattattgatgataatcACCACAGCAGTGTAAACGACCACGATGGtttattcaacaatttagGAAATGGTAATCATTTGctagatgatgataatgatggcTTGAATGATTTAGGTGAACTATTTGATGATCAACAAGAGGACAGCAATGTTATCAACACTAAGAAGCATAAGCTAGATGACGATAGCAACAACGATGGCAAGACTGCTCAAGAAGAtcaaaaagagaaagaaaataaacGACAATTGAAACGGCAAAAACTACAAAAGATTGTTAAACATCTTGAGAAGGAACAAATCAAAcgaaatataaaatattatttccCTACTTATTCAAGACATAGACCATTTAATTTccacaaatttttttcaccaaGTCCTCAGTATTACCGTTATCAAAGACCAGCAATTGCCTTGTcgaaaaatataaaaccaTTAATACCTACAAAAGTAAATCTTGAAATCGAGGTTgatcaaaagaaaattttcaaattaagAAGTGCTGATACTGCATCGTTGTCACACGAAGACAAAAATGTCACCAATATTACTCAAGATGACTTggattttatcaaaaatttagaaAGCAAAAGATCTTCTATTGATTCGtttattaaagaaattgattacgTTAAACGTGATTGGACTAATTGCGACAAGTTTGATCATTATTCGAAAGATTTAGTTCTATCTACCACTGATTGGGATGATGATGCTATTATAAATGCTGGAGACAATGAGTACTCTATTGTGAAGCCAATCAATGAGCTTTTGCTCAACAATCCCTTGGACAATAGTAAACAGAATAGACAAAAAATCGAGAATGACAATACTACCAACAACTATAACCAAAACAATAGTAATGTCCAAGATGAGGAGGAGGATGATGATATCTTCAATGGACAAATAAACttggataaattgaaacttGATATGAATGATCCTAACTTGTTATTTGTTCCTAGTAAAAAAGTCGATGCTACCAAATCAGTGGTTCCAAGTACagataaattattagaattaaaGTTCAACATATCTAACGATCAAGAGTATGAATTATTGAGAAAGAATTACAACACCAAACAAAGATCTCAATTGAGTAATCTTAATATTGAACATTCAGTTCCCGCATTGCGATTACAGACACCTTATTATAAAGTCAAACTTAGCACAGATGAAACGAGATCATTCCATCGACCAGTGTTTAATGTCAGACCTGGTACATTGGTGAACTTTTCTAAATTGAAGTTGCGGAAGCGGAAAAAAGACAAGGGGAAATCTTTGCAACAGattttttccaaaactAGTGACTTGACAGTTGCTGATACTGGTAATATAATTGCCTTAGAGTATTCCGAACAGTATCCACCAATTTTATCGAATTTCGGGATGGGGTCGAAATTGATCAACTATTATCGTAAAGAAAGACCAAACGACACTTCACGTCCCAAGGCTCAAATTGGGGAAACTCATATTTTGGGGGTGGAGGATAGATCCCCATTTTGGAATTTCGGTGAAGTTGCTCCTGGAGATTTTGTTCCCACAttgtataataatatggTAAGAGCACCAATTTTCAAGCATGACAACAAACCAACTGATTTTCTATTGGTTAAATCTCAAGGGGCTGGATCGCaccaaaaattttatttgcGAGGgatcaatttcaactttGCTGTTGGTAACACATTCCCAGTTGAAGTTCCAGCTCCTCACTCGAGAAAAGTGACAAATATCTCAAAAAATAGGTTGAAAATGGTAGTTTTCAGAGTGATGAATAGCTTAGGAGTGCCTCGTATTTCTGTGAAAGATGTTTCCAAACATTTTCCTGAGCATAGCGATATGCAAAATCGACAAAGattgaaagaatttatGGAATACCAAAGACAAGGTGAGGACCAAGGGTATTGGAAAGTAAGAGGATTAAACGATGTAATTCCAGGAGAAGAGGAAATTCGAACTATGATTACACCAGAAGATTCTTCATTGATGGACACAATGCAATTTGGACAGCAAGTACTAGATGATAATATGGTGTTATTCGGTGAGCAGAGCAGACAAGAATCATCTAGAAGTAGAAAAGGTGATAAAAGAGAGGATTCCATTGCGGATGATGCAGAAAATGGAGATGATATAAATAAGGATAAAGAGAAAGAGGTtgagaaagaaaaggaacaggaaagagaagaagagaaaGGGAAAGATAAGGAAAAAGACAAGGACAAGGAAAAAGACAAAACCGAAAAGgagaaatcaaagaaatcaaagGAGCAAGACACTGaaattgatgttgaagaagaattggcACCATGGAACTTATCGAGAAATTTTGTTATCGCCAATCAGACAAAGACAATGCTACAATTGAATGGTGAAGGTGATCCAACTGGAATTGGGTTAGGATTTTCCATGTTGAGGGCTACACAAAAGAACCCATTCAAACCGTTATTTACCCCACCACCAGAAAATGTCCCTAAAAGTAATGCTGCAGCCCATAATCAAAAGTTGTACGAACAAGagataaaaagaatatgGTACTCTCAAAGAAGCTCTTTAGTTGATCATGGGGAAGGAACTGAATCAAAGTTGCAACAGATCTATAATGAGTACCCGCCAGCAGATCATGAattgtatttgaaaaacaaacttGAACAAGACCAACAggtacaacaacaacaagatcCTCTGCTTCAGGCTGatcagcaacagcaacagcaacagcaacagaATCGAGTTTTGAGGATTACTAGAAGAGTGCGAGATGAAAATGGAATAGTGCATAGAAAAGTTGAATTTATTCATGATCCAAGATTAATTAGAGCATATGTTAAGCGtaagaaacaaattgaagatgagttattgaagaatgctgatgttgatgaaataTTACCTACTAACGATAAGGAGTTAAACAAAATCCGTCGTAAAGCATTGGAAGAAAAGTTGGCTAATTTGGAGAAACGGGCAAAACAAAGCCGGGCCAAAAAACCACCAAAGGATCTGATCCATGCAGCAGCTGCTGCGGGGGCAACAATTATAGATGCTAATACTGTGATGTTACCAGATGGATCGTATGTTATTGGTGGTAAGGGTATTGGTAAGGGGAAAAGTCGAACTCGTCGTTGTAAAAATTGTGGAGCTTATGGACACATTCGTACTAATGCAAAATGTCCCTTATATAAGAAAATGGTGCTTGGAATCGATGATGATTCAGCGGCAGTTGTTGGCTCGACACCAGCAGTTAGTGCAGGTGACGTTATTGGAGAAACAACCACATCTACCGCAGTAACTCTTGATACACAGCGTATCGAGGAACAGAATCTGGCTGAAGCGTGA
- the GAP4 gene encoding Gap4p (Putative amino acid permease; hyphal induced; regulated by Hap43, Gcn2 and Gcn4; colony morphology-related gene regulation by Ssnp; detected at plasma membrane of yeast and germ tube by mass spec; Spider biofilm induced), with protein MSYKGNDIEKQQSASTATGFNDKQIASTSEDATDRSHNIHGDTSSLDSRYTYETVDQEKNYFKRVYNSFKPMNLEEQGIDTSQLTPVERTIIASAKHPLARRLKARHLQMIAIGGSIGTGLFVGSGYALANGGPGAVLIGYVIVGYALLTVVNALGELSVQFPVSGSFNAFFSRFLEPSFGGTFGILYAASWCISLPSELIAAAMTIQYWNTEVNPAVWVAVFWVVIVVINLFGVKGYGEMEYFLSIIKVLAVVGFIILGICITCGVGDQGYIGGKYWHNPGAFNHGLKGVTSVFISAAFSFGGIELVALAASETANPRISLPAAVKSTFWRIFIFYILTAIIIGCLVPYTNDDLLNGTGIAASPFVIAVSQGGIRVVPHIMNAVVVIAVISVGNSSVYGCSRTLASLAVQGLLPKSMGYIDRGGRPLIAILFTSAIGLLGFLVVVDNEGDVFTWFFSICSLSSFFTWGAINVVHLRWRFALAAQGRSTDEIIFRSPLGTFGSWTGILVLILIVIGEVWVSIWPIGSPADVQQFWKNCLSLPLMIVMWAGFKTYHRSWNMLWVKLEDIDLDTGRREIDVELLKQELAEERQIIKSKPFVYRIYKFFF; from the coding sequence ATGTCTTATAAAGgaaatgatattgaaaagcAGCAGTCTGCTTCTACTGCTACTGGTTTCAACGACAAACAGATTGCTTCAACCTCAGAGGACGCTACCGACAGAAGTCACAATATCCATGGCGATACCAGCTCATTGGATTCTCGATACACCTATGAAACTGTCGAccaagaaaagaattatttcaaaagaGTGTATAACTCTTTCAAACCAATGAACTTGGAAGAACAAGGTATTGATACTTCGCAATTAACTCCAGTTGAAAGAACCATTATTGCCTCTGCCAAACATCCATTAGCTAGAAGATTAAAGGCTAGACATTTGCAAATGATTGCTATTGGTGGTAGTATTGGTACTGGGTTATTCGTTGGTTCCGGGTACGCTTTGGCTAATGGGGGTCCCGGTGCAGTATTAATTGGTTATGTTATCGTTGGGTATGCTTTGTTGACTGTGGTCAATGCTTTGGGTGAATTATCAGTGCAATTCCCCGTCAGTGGTTCATTCAATGCCTTCTTCTCAAGATTTCTTGAACCATCTTTTGGAGGTACATTTGGTATTTTATATGCTGCCTCGTGGTGTATTTCCTTGCCCTCAGAATTAATCGCAGCTGCTATGACTATCCAGTATTGGAACACAGAAGTGAATCCAGCTGTGTGGGTTGCAGTTTTTTGGGtagttattgttgttatcaATCTTTTTGGTGTTAAAGGTTATGGTGAAATGGAATATTTCCTTTCCATTATTAAAGTATTGGCTGTCGTTGGATTTATCATTCTTGGTATTTGTATTACATGTGGTGTTGGTGATCAAGGTTATATTGGTGGCAAATACTGGCACAACCCAGGTGCATTTAATCATGGATTAAAAGGTGTGACCTCAGTATTCATCTCGGCTGCATTCTCCTTTGGTGGTATTGAATTGGTTGCATTGGCTGCTAGTGAAACTGCTAACCCTAGAATCTCCTTACCTGCTGCTGTTAAATCTACATTTTGGAGAATCTTTATTTTCTACATCTTAACTGCTATCATTATTGGTTGCTTGGTTCCTTATACCAATGATGATTTACTTAATGGTACAGGTATTGCCGCTTCTCCATTTGTTATTGCCGTCAGTCAAGGAGGAATCAGAGTTGTCCCTCATATCATGAATGCAGTGGTCGTTATTGCTGTTATTTCAGTCGGTAACTCTTCCGTCTATGGATGTTCACGTACTTTAGCATCATTGGCTGTCCAGGGATTATTGCCAAAATCCATGGGGTACATTGATCGTGGTGGTCGTCCATTGATTGCCATCCTTTTCACATCTGCCATTGGTTTATTAGGATTCCTTGTCGTCGTTGACAATGAAGGAGACGTTTTCACCTGGTTCTTCTCGATTTGTTCGTTGTCATCGTTTTTCACTTGGGGTGCAATTAACGTTGTTCATTTGCGTTGGAGATTTGCCTTGGCTGCACAAGGTCGTTCCACTGATGAAATCATTTTCAGATCTCCCTTGGGGACTTTTGGGTCTTGGACTGGTATTCTTGTCTTAATCcttattgttattggtgAAGTTTGGGTGTCAATTTGGCCAATTGGAAGTCCTGCTGATGTACAGCAATTCTGGAAAAACTGTTTATCCTTACCTTTGATGATTGTGATGTGGGCAGGATTCAAGACTTATCACCGCTCATGGAATATGCTTTGGGTCAAATTAgaagatattgatttgGATACCGGTAGAAGAGAAATTGAcgttgaattattaaaacaagAGTTGGCAGAGGAAAGACAAATCATAAAGAGTAAGCCATTTGTCTATCGTATctataaatttttcttctaa